A DNA window from Paramormyrops kingsleyae isolate MSU_618 chromosome 10, PKINGS_0.4, whole genome shotgun sequence contains the following coding sequences:
- the LOC111836989 gene encoding uncharacterized protein codes for MIRLYVILAYFSELYFASDVVFQSSPFLTVEAGEDVTLECSFPKESAYSVFWFKLNFGQRPFLIAAYHTSRSKETVNSNSTHYEVKQDGETNQLIILKTEPADSGMYYCGTRKIVTIFFGAGTFLRIRGTEKQPIHRIVEQHTVSDTVQPGDSVTLQCTIETGSCAGEHSVYWFRHGSGESLPGVIYSHGNRSDECEKSPEAGSPTRSCVYSLPKRNLSLSDAGTYYCAVAMCGEMLFGNGTKVDVEADFGTLKRL; via the exons ATGATCAGACTCTATGTAATTCTGGCTTATTTCAGCGAATTGT ATTTTGCAAGTGATGTGGTGTTTCAGTCTAGTCCTTTCTTGACAGTTGAAGCTGGAGAAGATGTGACTTTGGAATGTTCATTTCCCAAGGAGAGTGCGTATTCTGTGTTTTGGTTTAAGCTAAATTTTGGCCAGAGACCGTTTCTAATAGCAGCATATCATACATCTCGCTCAAAAGAGACAGTCAACTCCAACTCCACACACTATGAAGTGAAGCAAGATGGGGAAACGAATCAGCTAATAATATTAAAGACAGAACCAGCAGATTCAGGGATGTATTACTGTGGAACAAGGAAGATAGTTACCATTTTTTTTGGAGCAGGAACCTTTCTGAGAATAAGGG GCACTGAAAAACAGCCCATTCATCGGATAGTTGAGCAGCATACTGTGTCTGACACAGTCCAGCCGGGAGACTCTGTGACCCTGCAGTGTACAATAGAGACTGGGAGCTGTGCAGGAGAACACAGTGTTTACTGGTTCAGACATGGATCAGGAGAATCCCTTCCAGGAGTCATTTACAGCCATGGAAACAGGAGTGATGAGTGTGAGAAGAGCCCTGAGGCTGGATCTCCTACACGGAGCTGTGTCTACAGCCTCCCCAAGAGGAACCTCAGCCTCTCTGATGCTGGGACTTACTACTGCGCTGTGGCCATGTGTGGGGAGATGCTGTTTGGCAATGGGACAAAGGTTGACGTAGAAG CAGATTTTGGTACGTTGAAGAGGCTTTAG